A portion of the Fibrobacter sp. UWB16 genome contains these proteins:
- the eno gene encoding phosphopyruvate hydratase: MAKIAKVWARQILDSRGNPSLEVDVTLDNGIVGHAAVPSGASTGEREACELRDGDKKTYLGKGTLTAVKNVNTKIAKKIVGMDPSKQTEVDDAMIELDGNRMLKNTLGANAILGVSMAVCVAAAKDAGLPLYQYIAKLHGTEKLTLPCPMCNVINGGAHSSAPIDFQEFMIAPVGAKTFSKGLQMVTEIFHALKAVLKKGGFDTTVGDEGGFAPGVAIKPAKNKFGYEIKDVMTLEKALAALKTATENAGYVFGKDIKIALDVASSEFCDKETEKEGSKAVTYTFKKSTKKTVKSADMVKLYEKLIDKYSIFSIEDGLDEADWAGWKVLTDKLGGKINLVGDDLFVTNPTIFDEGIKAGIANAILIKVNQVGSVSETLAAIKRAQVEGYAPIVSHRSGETEDTFIADLAVGTAAGQIKTGSLSRTDRVCKYNRLLRIEEELGKAAVYAGDPRKGAKAPAKKAACKKGCKKA, translated from the coding sequence ATGGCTAAAATCGCTAAAGTTTGGGCTCGTCAGATTTTGGATTCCCGTGGCAATCCGTCTCTCGAAGTCGATGTCACTCTTGACAACGGTATCGTTGGTCACGCAGCTGTTCCGAGTGGTGCTTCCACCGGTGAACGCGAAGCTTGCGAACTCCGCGACGGCGACAAGAAGACCTATCTCGGCAAGGGCACTCTCACTGCCGTGAAGAACGTCAACACCAAGATCGCTAAGAAGATCGTTGGCATGGATCCGTCCAAGCAGACTGAAGTTGATGACGCTATGATCGAACTCGACGGCAACCGCATGCTCAAGAACACGCTCGGTGCAAACGCTATCCTCGGCGTTTCCATGGCTGTTTGCGTTGCTGCTGCTAAGGATGCTGGCCTTCCGCTTTACCAGTACATTGCTAAGCTCCATGGCACTGAAAAGCTCACCCTCCCGTGCCCGATGTGCAACGTGATCAACGGTGGTGCTCACTCTTCCGCTCCGATCGACTTCCAGGAATTCATGATCGCTCCGGTTGGCGCTAAGACTTTCTCCAAGGGTCTCCAGATGGTGACCGAAATCTTCCACGCTCTTAAGGCTGTCCTCAAGAAGGGTGGTTTCGATACGACGGTTGGTGACGAAGGTGGCTTTGCTCCTGGCGTTGCTATCAAGCCGGCTAAGAACAAGTTCGGTTACGAAATCAAGGACGTGATGACCCTCGAAAAGGCTCTCGCTGCTTTGAAGACCGCTACTGAAAACGCTGGTTACGTTTTCGGCAAGGACATCAAGATCGCTCTTGACGTTGCTTCTTCCGAATTCTGCGACAAGGAAACTGAAAAGGAAGGCTCCAAGGCTGTTACCTACACGTTCAAGAAGAGCACCAAGAAGACTGTCAAGTCTGCTGACATGGTCAAGCTCTATGAAAAGCTTATCGACAAGTACTCCATCTTCTCCATTGAAGACGGTCTCGATGAAGCTGACTGGGCAGGTTGGAAGGTTCTTACCGACAAGCTCGGTGGCAAGATCAACCTCGTTGGTGACGACCTGTTCGTTACGAACCCGACCATCTTCGACGAAGGCATCAAGGCTGGCATCGCTAACGCTATCCTCATCAAGGTGAACCAGGTCGGTTCTGTTTCTGAAACCCTCGCTGCTATCAAGCGCGCCCAGGTTGAAGGCTATGCTCCGATCGTTTCTCACCGTTCTGGCGAAACCGAAGACACCTTCATTGCTGACCTCGCCGTCGGTACTGCCGCTGGCCAGATCAAGACTGGTTCCCTCTCTCGTACGGACCGCGTCTGCAAGTACAACCGCCTCCTCCGCATCGAAGAAGAACTCGGCAAGGCTGCTGTCTACGCTGGCGACCCGCGCAAGGGTGCCAAGGCTCCGGCTAAGAAGGCCGCTTGCAAGAAGGGCTGCAAGAAGGCCTAA
- a CDS encoding GntR family transcriptional regulator — MTIEDFCKWIESVGYKDGDRLPSVREVAASSGASTFTVFRAYKKLASQGKIYAEHGNGYFWGAKPKIEVSAHELETERVERLLLEDWKSGKISVNRPLPSIKDMCQSYATTLGTMRRTLESLHAKGILERRGQGRYYFVDARLAVSKTKEILLIMRCNPNGDFNCLGERELSFMRKVYVEAHRNNLNVKALGYYEEEGTFLDANGNRIKLGECRGCFGAVVSTMLVFDINKLFAKLATTRFPVAVWWEHPLYDIPRALKKEKRFAFFNLAFGEFPGRIVGRFLKKKGLTRIAFVSPYHMSMWSRDRLKGLKNVGLEVFEATDASHASPYDFMQEPRAHARYRQILMSLVKKIPPVDAWVVSNDRVGVELISLANQGKIPRPPYMVSFDNSTDSYRNRLDSFEFNVETLAEQSVFHLVSPGVTLYKKGDFRELSGHVVEK; from the coding sequence ATGACAATCGAAGATTTTTGCAAGTGGATTGAATCTGTTGGCTATAAGGATGGGGACCGGCTCCCTTCCGTGCGCGAGGTGGCGGCGTCTTCGGGGGCGTCGACGTTCACCGTTTTCCGTGCATACAAGAAGCTTGCCTCTCAGGGGAAGATTTATGCAGAACACGGCAACGGCTACTTTTGGGGGGCAAAGCCAAAAATCGAGGTGTCTGCGCATGAACTCGAAACGGAACGCGTAGAGCGATTGCTGCTGGAGGACTGGAAGTCGGGAAAGATTTCGGTTAATCGCCCGCTTCCATCAATCAAGGACATGTGTCAGTCTTATGCGACGACGTTGGGGACCATGCGGCGTACACTGGAATCATTGCATGCAAAGGGAATTTTGGAACGCAGGGGGCAAGGGCGTTATTATTTTGTCGATGCCCGGTTGGCGGTTTCTAAGACAAAAGAAATTCTCCTGATTATGCGCTGCAACCCTAACGGGGATTTTAATTGTCTTGGCGAACGCGAACTTTCGTTTATGCGAAAAGTGTATGTGGAAGCGCACCGTAATAACTTAAACGTCAAGGCGCTTGGCTATTACGAAGAAGAGGGCACATTTTTGGATGCGAACGGCAACCGCATCAAGCTGGGAGAATGCCGAGGTTGCTTTGGAGCCGTTGTCTCGACGATGCTCGTATTCGATATCAATAAACTATTTGCAAAACTTGCGACAACGCGTTTTCCTGTGGCTGTGTGGTGGGAACATCCGCTGTACGACATCCCGCGTGCGCTGAAAAAAGAAAAGCGGTTTGCGTTTTTTAATCTCGCTTTTGGTGAATTTCCGGGGCGTATTGTCGGGCGTTTTTTGAAGAAAAAAGGCTTGACGCGGATTGCCTTTGTTTCGCCTTACCACATGAGTATGTGGTCGAGGGACCGCTTGAAAGGTCTCAAGAATGTGGGGCTTGAGGTGTTCGAGGCGACTGACGCCTCGCATGCGAGCCCTTATGACTTTATGCAGGAACCGCGTGCGCATGCCCGTTATAGACAAATTTTAATGTCGCTCGTGAAAAAAATCCCGCCTGTGGATGCGTGGGTTGTTTCTAACGACAGGGTCGGTGTCGAGCTGATTTCGCTTGCGAACCAGGGCAAGATTCCGCGCCCGCCTTACATGGTTTCGTTCGACAATTCTACGGACAGCTACCGCAATCGTCTGGATTCCTTTGAGTTCAACGTGGAAACGCTTGCAGAACAGTCCGTGTTTCACTTGGTTTCGCCCGGAGTTACCTTGTATAAAAAAGGCGATTTCCGTGAACTCTCGGGGCATGTTGTAGAGAAGTAA
- a CDS encoding glycoside hydrolase family 26 protein has translation MTALAFQVGAWVGGPGQYPQPTQENVQAFQDLQGTHVDLISYFALFDMNDWNATEEFANVAKDNGSTLVVTWMANGYNAQDLVDGKADEYIRDYAKGVKGYGEEIWLRPLHEANGDWYDWGVGKAGAGNTDANVAEAFRHIVKIFKEEGVTNVKWVWTTNASNAGKGSTLTGNYPGDEYVDYISIDGYNWGKCQSWSSWQTFSQVFKKSYDALAKINKPLFIAEISSSELGGNKAEWITDMFEHFATDFSRVFAVMWFSQSKEDNEGDWALNTSQAAVDAWKAGIAKMKTIDNTALKPAGRAASSSFRLQDGKLYMQTGKALKASVVQFDYQGRVLWQSPVQHFTAGVHAIDAPKANVQSIYKLSVKR, from the coding sequence ATGACTGCTTTAGCATTCCAAGTCGGCGCCTGGGTCGGTGGCCCCGGCCAATACCCGCAGCCCACCCAAGAAAACGTGCAAGCATTCCAGGATTTGCAGGGCACGCATGTTGACCTCATCAGCTACTTTGCGCTTTTCGACATGAACGACTGGAACGCGACCGAGGAATTCGCAAATGTTGCGAAAGACAACGGCTCCACGCTTGTGGTGACCTGGATGGCAAACGGCTACAACGCCCAAGACCTGGTGGACGGAAAAGCCGACGAATACATCCGTGACTACGCCAAGGGCGTTAAAGGCTATGGCGAAGAAATCTGGCTCAGGCCGCTCCACGAAGCGAACGGCGACTGGTACGACTGGGGCGTAGGCAAGGCTGGCGCCGGCAACACCGATGCAAACGTCGCCGAAGCATTCCGTCATATCGTAAAAATCTTCAAGGAAGAAGGCGTAACGAACGTCAAATGGGTATGGACCACCAACGCCTCAAACGCAGGAAAGGGTTCGACGCTTACCGGCAACTACCCCGGCGACGAATACGTGGACTACATTTCCATCGACGGTTACAACTGGGGCAAATGCCAAAGCTGGTCTAGCTGGCAGACGTTCTCGCAGGTGTTCAAAAAATCCTACGACGCACTCGCCAAAATCAACAAGCCGCTTTTCATCGCAGAAATTTCGAGTTCCGAACTTGGCGGCAACAAGGCTGAATGGATTACCGACATGTTCGAGCACTTCGCGACCGACTTCTCCCGCGTATTCGCAGTGATGTGGTTCAGCCAGAGCAAGGAAGATAACGAAGGCGACTGGGCGCTCAACACCTCGCAGGCCGCAGTTGATGCATGGAAGGCGGGCATTGCAAAGATGAAAACCATCGACAACACAGCACTCAAGCCGGCCGGAAGGGCAGCCAGCAGTTCCTTTCGCCTGCAAGACGGCAAGCTCTACATGCAAACCGGCAAAGCATTAAAGGCAAGTGTCGTGCAGTTTGACTATCAGGGCCGTGTCCTGTGGCAGAGCCCGGTGCAGCACTTCACCGCGGGCGTACACGCTATCGACGCTCCCAAGGCAAACGTACAAAGCATTTACAAGTTATCCGTGAAGCGCTAA